The DNA window GCGAGCGACGCCGGCTCGGCGTCCAGGGTCGGCGCCGGCCGCCCGAGCGTGAGCGGAGACGCGGCTTGCGCATGTGCCACAAGCGCAATCTAGGATGTGACGAGAGTCTCCGCAACTGGCCATGGGTAAGGGATTACCGGGGGATGAGTCTGCGGTTATGTCAGGTACACAGGACTCAGGGTCAGGGAAAGGACTCCGATGACGGGCACGTTCACGATGTACTCCACGCCCTGGTGTGGTTACTGCCACCGGCTGAAGCGGCAGCTGGATCGTGCGGGCATCCCGTTCACGGAGGTCGACATCGAACAGGACCCCAAGGCTGCCGAGCTGGTGGAGAACGTGAACGGTGGCAACCAGACCGTTCCGACCGTGGTGTTCGCCGACGGCACGGCGCTGACCAACCCGTCGCTGGCCGAGATCCAGCAGCAGCTCGCCGCGGCCTAAGAAGCTCGCCGCGGCCTAGGCCGTGTCTCTTAACTATCGCCTGGCGCGCGACACACCGCATCCCGCCTGGCCGCGGTCCAGTTCGTCACCCAGAGGACAAACTATGAATTCCTCCTGCACCACGCCCAGCCGGGCGCGGTGCGCCGCGCGCCATCGCGCTACGCGCGATGACCAGCGCTACTTAAGAGACACGGCCTAGGACAAGACAGATCGCGCGGTCGGCGGGAACTCGCCGATCAGCGAGAGGTCACGTTCGGCCGCGGGCTCCGTGGTGAGCCGAGCGCTGGCGACGCGGTCCCAACGGAACCAGCGCACGCCCGCGCGTTCCTGACACCACGCGATCAGGTACCAGGAGCCGTACGTGTTCGCGATGATCATCGGCTCCACGCGTCGACGGGTGCGCTCGCCGGACGCGGAGACGTAGTCGAGCGCGACGACGACATGCTGGGCGATGGCCTCCTCGATGGCCCGCGCGGCCGCCCCGTTCGCCGGTCCGGACTCGTCGTTCACCCACACCCTGGTCGCGATCTCCTCGGCGCGCCGGCGGGCAGCCGGCGACAGCACGTCGAGCACCTTCGCCAGCGCCGCGGCCCCGTCGGTCGCGAACGGCGCCCCTCGGACCGAAGCCAGCGCAGCGGCCACGGCGATCGCCTGCCGCGCCGTGAAGTTCACCGGCGGCAGCGAGGCCTCCGCGTCGAGCACGTACCCGCCGCCCGGTCCCGGCTCGGCCCACACCGGAACGCCCGACTCCTGGAGTGCGAGCACGTCGCGTTTGATCGTCCGCTGGCTGACCTCGAACGTCGCGGCCAGCGCCGCCGACGTACGCCGTCCCGAGCGGCGCAGCTCCTCCACCAGCGCGTACAGCCGGTCCGTCCGATTCACAGACAAGACGGTGACATGACGGTGTCACCGAGGGCAATCCATGATGCTCGTCATGGCCTACGACCTGCACCTCGTCTTCGACTGCGCCGACGTTGACCTCGTCTCGCGCTTCTGGCTCGTCGCCTTGGAGGGCTACACGTACCCAGGCTGCCCGCCCGACGATCCCGCCCGACCGCCGACCGGCTTCGCGACCTGGGAGGAATGGGCGGACGCGCAGGGCATCCCGGAGGACCAGCGCTACCTCGCGCGCACGATCGTCGACTCCACCGGCAAGCGCCCGGACATCTTCTTCAACGCCGTTCCGGAACCGAAGACCGTGAAGAACCGGGTCCACCTCGACATCGCCGTGTCTCGCACGGTCCCGGCGGAGGAGAGCGAGGCCCGGAAGGAGGCCGAGGCGGAACGGCTGATCGCCGCCGGCGCCACGTTGGTCAGTCGCACCCATCTGCTAGTGCTGCGGGACCCCGAGGGAAACGAGTTCTGCATCACCTGACGGCAATGTCCACAGGTGTGTGCACGCCGCGGCGTGTTGTCGGTGGCCCCTTGTCATGATGGGTGGCGTGACCGACGCGACCGGACTTCCGCATCCCGACGCCATCCTCGACGCGCTCGACCCCGAGCAGCGCGAGGCGGCGTTGGCGCTGCGCGGTCCGGTCTGCATCCTCGCGGGCGCGGGTACGGGCAAGACGCGCGCGATCACGCACCGGATCGCGTACGCGGTGCTCTCCGGCATGTGGAAGCCGCAGCAGGTGCTGGCGGTGACGTTCACGACGCGCGCCGCCGGCGAGATGCGGACGAGGCTGCGCGAGCTCGGCGTCGTGGGCGTGCAGGCGCGGACGTTCCACTCCGCCGCGCTCCGGCAGGCGCGGTACTTCTGGCCGCAGGTCTACAAGAGCGAGCTGCCGCCGATCGTCGACACCAAGCTCAGGCTGGTCTCCGAGGCCGCCAACCGGTGCCGCGTCGACGCCGACGTCGCCGGCCGGCGCGACCTCGCGAGCGAGATCGAGTGGGCGAAGGTCAGCAACGTCCGGCCCGACGACTACCCCGCGGTCGCGGCGAAGATGGGCCGGCAGGTCGGGGGGTACGACTTCGCGACGGTCTCGCGCGTGTTCGCCGCGTACGAGGAGGTCCGCCGCGACCGCGGCGTGATCGACCTCGAGGACGTGCTGCTCTGCGCGACCGCGCTGCTCGCCGACGACCGCAAGGTCGCCGAGGCGATCCGTTCGCAGTACAAGCACTTCGTCGTCGACGAGTACCAGGACGTGAGCCCGGTGCAGCAGACGCTGCTCTCGCTGTGGCTGGGCGACCGCGAGGACGTCTGCGTCGTCGGCGACGCGAGCCAGACGATCTACTCGTTCGCGGGTGCCTCGCCCGACTACCTGCTCGGGTTCAAGCGGCGCTACCCGTCCGCCTCCGTCGTCCGGCTGGTCCGCGACTACCGGTCGACGCCGCAGGTCGTCCGGGTGGCGAACGGGCTGCTCGACGCTGCCCGCGGGAAGGCGGCCGACAAGGCAGTCACCCTCCTCGCACAGCGCCCGGACGGGCCGGAGCCGACGTTCACCGAGCACGCGGACGAGGTCGTCGAGTCCGAGAGCATCGCGCTCGCGATCGCGAAGCTCGCGGCCGAAGGCGTGCCCTACCGCGAGATGGCGGCGCTGTTCCGCATCAACGCGCAGTCGGAGGCGTTGGAGCAGGCGCTGGCCGAGCGGTCGATCCCGTACTTCGTCCGCGGCGCCGAGCGCTTCTTCGACCGCCCGGAGGTGCGCCAGGCCATCGTCCTGCTGCGCGGGGCGGCGCGGGCCGCGCAGGAGGACGAGACCTCGGGGTTGGTCGTGGACGTACGGACCGTGCTCGGCTCGGCCGGCTGGACGGCCGACCCGCCGACGGGCACCGGCGCGGTCCGCGAGCGCTGGGAGTCGCTCGCCGCGCTGGCCACGCTCGCGGATTCGATCGCGCAGGAGCAGCCGGCGGCCGGACTGGCCGAGTTCGTGGCGATCCTGGAGGAGCGGGCGGCCGCGCAGCACGCGCCGACCGCGGACGGTGTGACGTTGTCGACGTTGCACGCGGCGAAGGGCCTGGAGTGGGACGCGGTGTTCCTGGCCGGCATGCATGAGGGAACGATGCCGATCATCTACGCCGAGACGCCGGAGCAGATCGAGGAGGAGCGCCGGCTGCTGTACGTCGGCGTGACCCGCGCCCGGGAGCACCTCGCCGTGTCGTGGGCGACGGCACGTTCGCCGGGCCAGCGGGCGCGGCGCTCGGCGTCGCGGTTCCTGGACGGCGTCCGACCGACTGGCTCCGCCGCGGCGGACCGGCCGGCGGGCGTGCGGGGTTCGGGGCGGAGCAAGTCCAAGGGCGTCGCGAAGTGCCGGGTCTGCGGCAAGGCGCTGGTCGAGGCGTCGGACCGCAAGCTCGGGCGCTGCTTCGACTGCCCGTCGAGTCTGGACGAGGCGCTGTTCGAGCAGCTCCGCGAGTGGCGCAAGGAGCTTGCGGCCGAGCAGAAGGTGCCGGCGTACGTGATCTTCACCGACGCGACGCTGACCGCGATCGCCGAGGCGAAGCCGTCGGACCGTGCGGAGCTGTCCAGGATCTCCGGCGTCGGCGCGGCCAAGCTGGAGAAGTACGGCGACGCCGTTCTGGAGCTCTGCGACGGTTCCTGAGACCACGATTTCCCGCGGCTCACGCCTGGCTCCGGAAAACGTTTCA is part of the Tenggerimyces flavus genome and encodes:
- a CDS encoding helix-turn-helix transcriptional regulator, producing the protein MNRTDRLYALVEELRRSGRRTSAALAATFEVSQRTIKRDVLALQESGVPVWAEPGPGGGYVLDAEASLPPVNFTARQAIAVAAALASVRGAPFATDGAAALAKVLDVLSPAARRRAEEIATRVWVNDESGPANGAAARAIEEAIAQHVVVALDYVSASGERTRRRVEPMIIANTYGSWYLIAWCQERAGVRWFRWDRVASARLTTEPAAERDLSLIGEFPPTARSVLS
- a CDS encoding mycoredoxin, whose protein sequence is MTGTFTMYSTPWCGYCHRLKRQLDRAGIPFTEVDIEQDPKAAELVENVNGGNQTVPTVVFADGTALTNPSLAEIQQQLAAA
- a CDS encoding VOC family protein codes for the protein MAYDLHLVFDCADVDLVSRFWLVALEGYTYPGCPPDDPARPPTGFATWEEWADAQGIPEDQRYLARTIVDSTGKRPDIFFNAVPEPKTVKNRVHLDIAVSRTVPAEESEARKEAEAERLIAAGATLVSRTHLLVLRDPEGNEFCIT
- a CDS encoding ATP-dependent DNA helicase UvrD2 gives rise to the protein MGGVTDATGLPHPDAILDALDPEQREAALALRGPVCILAGAGTGKTRAITHRIAYAVLSGMWKPQQVLAVTFTTRAAGEMRTRLRELGVVGVQARTFHSAALRQARYFWPQVYKSELPPIVDTKLRLVSEAANRCRVDADVAGRRDLASEIEWAKVSNVRPDDYPAVAAKMGRQVGGYDFATVSRVFAAYEEVRRDRGVIDLEDVLLCATALLADDRKVAEAIRSQYKHFVVDEYQDVSPVQQTLLSLWLGDREDVCVVGDASQTIYSFAGASPDYLLGFKRRYPSASVVRLVRDYRSTPQVVRVANGLLDAARGKAADKAVTLLAQRPDGPEPTFTEHADEVVESESIALAIAKLAAEGVPYREMAALFRINAQSEALEQALAERSIPYFVRGAERFFDRPEVRQAIVLLRGAARAAQEDETSGLVVDVRTVLGSAGWTADPPTGTGAVRERWESLAALATLADSIAQEQPAAGLAEFVAILEERAAAQHAPTADGVTLSTLHAAKGLEWDAVFLAGMHEGTMPIIYAETPEQIEEERRLLYVGVTRAREHLAVSWATARSPGQRARRSASRFLDGVRPTGSAAADRPAGVRGSGRSKSKGVAKCRVCGKALVEASDRKLGRCFDCPSSLDEALFEQLREWRKELAAEQKVPAYVIFTDATLTAIAEAKPSDRAELSRISGVGAAKLEKYGDAVLELCDGS